From Erigeron canadensis isolate Cc75 chromosome 8, C_canadensis_v1, whole genome shotgun sequence, one genomic window encodes:
- the LOC122578927 gene encoding uncharacterized protein LOC122578927 produces MDTTTTLSPNLPLLNSLLPSSPSKSNLQPPEILNSINELSDVSTALSAFFHDLRNHITSISSAIDAQLPPHLLLFDTTTNATTTKPIFAEQNPNGTEKSNGQLTVANNNDDDDLGNVVEESNDKLDGIDLSNKKEEKESDLLVSEQDIDIMIEDMDCQCNAIIEVDIIQKRKSFGQAGEIDDSKEDEGTDVSNEEDPETDVAQKNKKRKLEETHVSKEDEEIEILKEKDRDIDVSKKKPDEIDTVLKKKKKDEEIGISMKKHDKTEALKRPAEIDVSMKPEISDILWKPDAEIDILTKTKEREMSKKDAEDDTFKRPAQFDASKEPQEETEVSKRLVENDILNRPKESDVLKEAQEETNASNKLIEIDILNKPEEIDVLKILLEETDASKKPVENDVLNQSEEVYVLSKPGEIDVPKKPDEIDVSNKPEEIDVLKKPLKETDASKKPVENDVLTQPDEVYVLNKPEEIDIPKKPNEIYVSNKPEEIDVSQKPDKIDVSNKSENFDVWNKPEQIDVSNKVDEIDASKNPTIAVLEYLCKEMRAYTMKKHVLANISEMNSLHQEIAKALKLAINPAKLVLDSIGRFFLQTNRAYCYRESRQHNIAVRQASVLILECFVMISGDGIEITKEDREYSENTAIEWRKQMIKEGGLIYMETVDARGLLLFISGFGIPDDVFSNKDLSDLIRASNVKEISKALCHSTILIPKLPEIIDWMVKNNLEIVAVDMVYTFGLEDKCHPETILMTFLHNKIKDTQSGSSLQVYAATMQQLSDLKSIRGVLETHKIDPSKFLPSVNINEKIDQLEKVIYELDLRLTEEKSTLKRKGNEIDVSKKPAIAMLELLCKEMSAKKMKKHVVAHISEMNSLHQEIAKALKLARNPVKLVLDSIGRYFLQSSGAYYSSDGHRQIAIRQASVLILECFVIISGDGIKITKEDAEYANNAAIDWRKRMLKEGGLICMEAIDAKGLLLFISGFGIPDGVFSNEDFRDLIKASSAKEISNALRHSTILIHKLPEVIDWMVKNNLEIEAADIAYTFGLEDKCHPETILLTFLHNKIQDIQSGSSLQVYASTIQQLSDLKSIRGCLETHKIDPSKFLPAMKINEKLEQLEKVINEQDLKSTGEKSTLKRKEKETDLSKDPNNQQQAKRICFSHENLSHEQNPHDHYGIHPFKRSTQPSCSSYFDQNLPNSYYVIAYSASSVFSAPVLPPNITSSVHGGLAGSYGPYVYGGLVAEAMPHTNNPGPYFLLRGQPHSRQSQACDPYPSLFTGMPDHSLPGGFFKRGVPSSNRTFVLNPVDPKGSTSNQQQQQEDHDHPQQHNNNNNMDDTNKNIELTEINDFQITEHQDSLSVGVSK; encoded by the exons ATGGATACAACAACCACATTATCCCCCAATCTTCCTCTTCTCAATTCACTCTTACCTTCTTCTCCATCAAAATCAAACCTCCAACCACCGGAGATTTTAAACTCAATCAACGAACTCAGTGACGTATCAACTGCATTATCAGCATTTTTTCATGACTTGCGTAATCATATTACTTCCATTAGCTCCGCCATTGACGCTCAACTGCCACCTCATCTTCTTCTCTTTGATACTACTACTAATGCTACTACCACTA AACCGATATTCGCGGAACAGAACCCTAACGGAACGGAAAAAAGTAACGGTCAGTTGACAGTTgcaaataataatgatgatgatgatttggggaatgttgtagaagaaagtaATGATAAGTTAGACGGAATTGATTTGTCGAACAAGAAGGAGGAGAAGGAGAGTGATCTTTTGGTTAGTGAACAAGATATTGATATAATGATTGAGGATATGGATTGTCAATGTAATGCTATAATTGAAGTAGATATTATTCAAAAAAGAAAGAGTTTTGGGCAGGCAGGAGAAATCGATGATTCCAAGGAGGATGAGGGAACTGATGTATCCAATGAGGAGGATCCAGAAACCGATGTAGCGCAGAAGAATAAGAAGAGGAAGCTTGAAGAAACTCATGTATCAAAGGAGGATGAAGAAATCGAGATATTGAAGGAAAAGGATAGGGATATTGATGTATCAAAGAAGAAGCCTGATGAAATCGATACAgtattaaagaagaagaaaaaggatgAGGAAATCGGTATATCAATGAAGAAGCATGACAAAACTGAAGCTTTGAAAAGGCCTGCAGAGATTGATGTATCAATGAAGCCTGAAATAAGTGATATCTTATGGAAACCTGATGCAGAAATCGATATATTGACCAAGACTAAAGAAAGGGAAATGTCAAAGAAGGATGCAGAAGATGATACTTTCAAGAGGCCGGCTCAATTCGATGCATCAAAGGAACCTCAAGAAGAAACTGAAGTATCAAAGAGACTTGTAGAAAATGATATATTGAATAGGCCTAAAGAAAGTGATGTACTAAAGGAAGCTCAAGAAGAAACCAATGCATCAAATAAACTCATAGAAATTGATATATTGAATAAGCCTGAAGAAATTGATGTATTAAAGATACTTCTAGAAGAAACTGATGCATCAAAGAAACCCGTAGAAAATGATGTGTTGAATCAGTCTGAAGAAGTTTATGTATTGAGTAAGCCTGGAGAAATTGATGTTCCAAAGAAACCCGATGAAATAGATGTGTCAAATAAGCCTGAAGAAATCGATGTATTAAAGAAACCTTTAAAAGAAACTGATGCATCAAAGAAACCTGTAGAAAATGATGTATTGACTCAGCCTGACGAAGTTTATGTATTGAATAAGCCTGAAGAAATTGACATTCCAAAGAAGCCTAATGAAATTTATGTGTCAAATAAACCTGAAGAAATTGATGTATCACAGAAGCCCGATAAAATTGATGTGTCAAATAAGTCTGAAAATTTTGATGTATGGAATAAGCCTGAACAAATTGATGTATCGAATAAAGTTGATGAAATTGATGCATCAAAGAATCCCACAATTGCCGTGTTAGAATACCTGTGTAAAGAAATGCGTGCCTATACAATGAAGAAACATGTACTGGCAAATATTTCTGAAATGAACTCACTCCATCAAGAAATCGCGAAGGCATTGAAGCTGGCTATAAATCCAGCAAAACTTGTATTAGACAGCATTGGCAGGTTTTTCTTACAGACCAATAGAGCATACTGCTATCGGGAATCTAGGCAACATAACATTGCGGTAAGGCAGGCTTCAGTTTTGATTTTGGAATGTTTTGTAATGATAAGCGGTGATGGCATTGAGATCACAAAAGAAGATAGAGAATACTCAGAGAATACTGCAATTGAATGGAGAAAACAGATGATTAAAGAAGGTGGATTGATATACATGGAGACTGTTGATGCCAGGGGATTGCTTCTGTTTATCAGTGGATTCGGGATTCCAGATGATGTTTTCTCGAATAAGGATTTGAGTGATTTGATCAGGGCTAGTAATGTGAAGGAAATATCCAAAGCACTTTGTCATTCTACTATTCTTATCCCAAAACTTCCAG AAATAATTGATTGGATGGTGAAGAATAATCTTGAAATTGTAGCTGTTGATATGGTCTATACCTTCGGGTTGGAGGATAAGTGCCACCCTGAGACCATATTGATGACATTCCTACACAATAAAATTAAAGACACTCAGAGCGGATCTTCTTTACAAGTG TATGCAGCAACGATGCAACAGTTATCTGATCTGAAATCTATACGAGGAGTTTTGGAAACTCACAAGATTGATCCCTCAAAGTTCCTTCCTAGCGTCAACATCAATGAAAAAATCGATCAACTAGAGAAGGTAATATATGAGCTAGATTTAAGGTTGACTGAAGAAAAGTCAACACTAAAGAGAAAAGGAAATGAAATTGATGTATCAAAGAAGCCCGCAATTGCCATGTTAGAATTGTTGTGCAAGGAAATGAGTGCCAAGAAAATGAAGAAGCATGTAGTGGCACATATTTCTGAGATGAACTCACTGCATCAAGAAATCGCAAAGGCATTGAAGCTAGCTAGAAATCCTGTGAAACTTGTATTAGACAGCATTGGCAGGTATTTCTTACAAAGTAGTGGAGCATACTACTCTAGCGATGGGCACCGGCAGATTGCGATAAGGCAGGCTTCAGTTTTGATTTTGGAATGTTTTGTGATAATAAGCGGTGATGGCATTAAGATCACAAAAGAAGATGCAGAATATGCAAATAATGCTGCTATTGATTGGAGAAAACGGATGCTCAAAGAAGGTGGATTGATATGCATGGAAGCTATTGATGCCAAGGGATTGCTTCTGTTTATCAGTGGGTTCGGGATTCCTGATGGTGTTTTCTCGAATGAGGATTTCAGAGATTTGATCAAGGCTAGTAGTGCGAAGGAAATATCCAATGCACTTCGTCATTCGACTATTCTAATCCATAAACTTCCAG AAGTAATTGATTGGATGGTGAAAAATAATCTTGAAATTGAAGCTGCTGATATTGCCTATACTTTTGGGTTGGAGGATAAGTGCCACCCTGAGACCATATTGCTGACTTTCCTACACAATAAAATTCAAGATATTCAGAGCGGATCTTCTTTACAAGTG TATGCATCAACAATACAGCAGTTATCTGATCTGAAATCCATACGAGGATGTTTGGAAACTCACAAGATTGATCCCTCAAAGTTCCTTCCTGCCatgaaaattaatgaaaaattaGAACAACTGGAGAAAGTAATAAATGAGCAAGATTTAAAGTCGACTGGAGAAAAGTCAACactaaaaaggaaagaaaaagaaacagacCTTTCAAAAGATCCGAACAATCAGCAGCAAGCAAAACGTATTTGTTTTAGTCATGAAAACTTGTCACATGAGCAGAACCCCCATGACCACTATGGCATACATCCATTTAAACGATCGACACAACCAAGTTGCAGTAGCTACTTTGACCAAAACCTTCCTAATAGTTATTATGTCATAGCCTATTCCGCTTCATCTGTATTTAGTGCACCTGTACTGCCCCCAAACATAACTAGCTCAGTGCATGGTGGTTTAGCTGGTTCTTATGGCCCCTATGTTTATGGTGGACTTGTTGCTGAAGCCATGCCTCACACGAATAACCCTGGGCCTTACTTCTTGCTCAGGGGTCAACCACATTCCCGACAAAGTCAAGCATGTGATCCATACCCATCATTATTTACAGGAATGCCGGATCATTCCCTGCCAGGTGGCTTTTTTAAAAGGGGGGTCCCATCTTCTAACAG GACATTTGTACTAAACCCCGTGGACCCCAAAGGCTCAACTTcaaaccaacaacaacaacaagaagatCATGATCATCCTcaacaacacaacaacaacaacaacatggaCGATACCAACAAAAACATTGAACTCACCGAAATCAATGATTTCCAGATTACAGAACATCAAGACTCGTTATCAGTTGGAGTATCAAAATAG